Proteins found in one Aquibium microcysteis genomic segment:
- a CDS encoding phasin family protein, with amino-acid sequence MAVQSSTRKAQCMVNSIADMNRLGRELVDSGLRSAVAVSAGAQAIAAEATDYGRRTAETGTATFEKLIASNSLDKVIALQAEYARTAYESLVAEGARMNELLADMSRDALKPFESVLYRAR; translated from the coding sequence GTGGCCGTGCAGTCGTCCACCCGAAAGGCGCAGTGCATGGTGAACTCGATCGCCGACATGAACAGGCTCGGCCGGGAACTGGTCGACTCCGGCCTCCGCAGCGCCGTGGCGGTGTCCGCAGGGGCGCAGGCGATCGCCGCGGAGGCGACCGACTATGGCCGCAGGACGGCCGAGACCGGTACCGCGACCTTCGAAAAGCTCATCGCGTCGAATTCTCTCGACAAGGTGATCGCGCTGCAGGCGGAGTACGCGCGCACCGCCTACGAATCCCTCGTGGCCGAAGGGGCCCGCATGAACGAGCTTCTGGCGGACATGTCGCGCGATGCCCTCAAACCCTTCGAATCAGTCCTGTACAGGGCCAGGTGA
- a CDS encoding HIT family protein — MTETYDDQNVFAKILRGEMPCFRLYEDDETLAFMDIMPRADGHCLVIPKTPARNILDVDADSLAAVMRTVQKLSHAVMKAFAADGVTIQQFNESAGGQVVFHLHVHVLPRHAGVALKPHTGQMADKAVLEANAQKIRAVLAG; from the coding sequence ATGACCGAGACCTATGACGACCAGAACGTGTTCGCCAAGATCCTGCGCGGCGAGATGCCGTGCTTCCGGCTCTACGAGGACGACGAGACGCTGGCCTTCATGGACATCATGCCCCGCGCCGACGGCCACTGCCTGGTGATTCCGAAGACGCCGGCCCGCAACATCCTCGACGTCGATGCCGACAGCCTTGCGGCGGTGATGCGCACGGTGCAGAAGCTGTCGCACGCCGTGATGAAGGCCTTCGCCGCCGACGGCGTGACGATCCAGCAGTTCAACGAGAGCGCCGGCGGCCAGGTGGTCTTCCACCTCCACGTCCACGTCCTGCCCCGCCATGCGGGCGTGGCGCTGAAGCCGCACACCGGCCAGATGGCCGACAAGGCGGTGCTGGAGGCGAACGCGCAGAAGATCAGGGCTGTTCTGGCGGGTTGA
- the clpS gene encoding ATP-dependent Clp protease adapter ClpS yields the protein MGNQPGRMQGNDERSNTPGRGTAVITRTKPKTKKPSLYRVLILNDDYTPMEFVVHILERFFQKDREAATRIMLHVHNHGVGECGVYTFEVAETKVSQVMDFARQHQHPLQCVMEKK from the coding sequence ATGGGAAACCAGCCAGGGCGGATGCAGGGCAACGACGAAAGGTCCAACACACCCGGACGCGGCACCGCCGTCATCACGCGGACCAAGCCGAAGACCAAGAAGCCCAGCCTCTATCGCGTCCTGATCCTCAACGACGACTACACACCCATGGAGTTCGTCGTCCACATCCTGGAACGGTTCTTCCAGAAGGACAGAGAGGCGGCGACCCGGATCATGCTTCACGTCCACAATCACGGCGTGGGCGAGTGCGGCGTCTACACCTTCGAGGTCGCCGAGACGAAAGTGTCGCAAGTCATGGATTTTGCCCGTCAGCATCAGCATCCCCTGCAATGCGTGATGGAGAAAAAGTGA
- a CDS encoding helix-turn-helix transcriptional regulator codes for MPFSVFGLGRPSAEAPNKVGPVQAEVLRIIRDNPGSAYGAGIAQRLRERCGDEVSDAQTYIALRRLLARGFIAERDPHARTPNTPSDSRRGRPHKHYALTASGKRALHEGGDASYSKAGSDAQMEGQFHGAKGYPAPVVG; via the coding sequence ATGCCTTTTTCTGTTTTTGGCCTCGGTAGGCCGAGCGCCGAGGCACCGAACAAAGTTGGACCAGTCCAAGCGGAAGTCCTCCGGATCATCCGCGATAACCCTGGTTCAGCATATGGTGCGGGTATCGCACAGCGTCTTCGTGAACGTTGCGGAGACGAAGTCAGCGACGCTCAGACTTACATCGCGCTACGGCGGCTTCTCGCTCGTGGCTTCATAGCTGAGCGAGATCCGCACGCAAGAACACCGAATACGCCCTCCGACAGTCGGAGAGGGCGCCCCCACAAGCACTATGCTCTGACAGCGTCAGGCAAGAGGGCGTTGCACGAAGGTGGGGACGCCAGTTACTCAAAGGCTGGATCTGACGCGCAAATGGAAGGACAGTTCCATGGCGCGAAAGGGTACCCCGCTCCCGTGGTGGGTTAG
- a CDS encoding alpha/beta hydrolase family esterase: protein MRKISDTIARLAALKTLHGRHSTTESAPDSLPRLTGFGTNPGALEARYRLPTGHRSGSPLVVVLHGCTQTAAGYDRHSGWSQLADEAGFALLYAEQQRANNPNLCFNWFLPGDTRRDAGETLSIRQMIDAMVARHGIDRDRIFVTGLSAGGAMAATMLATHPEIFSGGAIIAGLAHGMARTVPEAFDRMRGHGLPSEAGLQRLLREASDHRGPWPRITIWQGTADQTVAATNAQALAVQWRGVHGLDEEPAFSRTSGALARDVWSDPAGDAVLEINMIAGMGHGTPLAPGLGAPGPYMLDVGISSTRAIAGFFGIAEAQAAAESPRRFVGSQAVGAGEIARTTDAPPRHGADQTSSSSSPGTSGIQKTIEDALRAAGLMR from the coding sequence TTGCGCAAGATTTCCGACACCATCGCCCGGCTCGCGGCGCTGAAGACGCTGCACGGACGCCACTCCACCACCGAAAGCGCACCCGACAGCCTTCCGCGTCTTACCGGCTTCGGCACCAACCCGGGCGCCCTTGAGGCCCGCTACCGCCTCCCGACCGGCCATCGGTCCGGATCGCCCCTCGTGGTGGTGCTGCACGGCTGTACGCAGACGGCCGCCGGCTACGACCGTCATTCGGGCTGGTCGCAGCTTGCCGACGAAGCCGGCTTCGCGCTGCTCTATGCCGAGCAGCAGCGCGCCAACAATCCGAACCTCTGCTTCAACTGGTTCCTGCCCGGCGACACGCGGCGCGACGCCGGCGAGACGCTGTCGATCCGGCAGATGATCGACGCCATGGTGGCACGGCACGGCATCGACCGCGACCGCATCTTCGTCACCGGCCTGTCGGCCGGCGGGGCCATGGCCGCCACCATGCTCGCGACCCATCCGGAAATCTTTTCCGGCGGCGCCATCATCGCCGGTCTCGCCCACGGCATGGCGCGGACGGTGCCGGAAGCCTTCGACCGGATGCGCGGCCACGGGCTGCCCTCGGAGGCGGGCCTCCAGCGTCTGCTGCGCGAGGCCTCCGACCACCGGGGCCCATGGCCGAGAATCACCATCTGGCAGGGTACCGCCGACCAGACCGTCGCCGCCACCAACGCCCAGGCCCTCGCCGTCCAGTGGCGGGGCGTTCACGGGCTCGACGAAGAGCCGGCCTTCTCCCGCACGTCGGGCGCGCTGGCCAGGGATGTCTGGAGCGATCCGGCGGGCGACGCGGTGCTCGAGATCAACATGATCGCCGGCATGGGCCATGGCACGCCGCTCGCGCCGGGCCTCGGCGCGCCGGGCCCCTACATGCTCGACGTCGGCATCTCGTCGACCCGGGCGATCGCCGGCTTCTTCGGCATCGCGGAGGCGCAGGCGGCCGCGGAATCGCCGCGCCGGTTCGTCGGATCACAGGCGGTCGGGGCGGGCGAAATCGCGCGGACGACGGACGCGCCGCCGCGGCATGGCGCCGACCAGACGTCTTCCTCGTCGTCACCGGGAACGTCCGGCATCCAGAAGACCATCGAGGACGCGCTGCGGGCCGCCGGCCTGATGCGCTGA
- a CDS encoding AzlD domain-containing protein, whose protein sequence is MSFDAIDAWWWPFLFILVAGWLATDSWRFLGVYLGGRLSEESDLLVLVRAVATALVAAVIANLIFFPGGALAASPLALRLGAAIAGFGAYILFGKRVLVGIAVAEAVFVGGWFALG, encoded by the coding sequence TTGAGTTTCGACGCGATCGACGCCTGGTGGTGGCCGTTCCTGTTCATCCTGGTGGCGGGCTGGCTCGCCACCGACAGCTGGCGCTTCCTCGGCGTCTATCTCGGCGGGCGGCTGTCGGAGGAGTCCGACCTGCTGGTGCTGGTGCGCGCGGTGGCGACCGCGCTGGTGGCGGCCGTCATCGCCAACCTGATATTCTTCCCCGGCGGCGCGCTCGCTGCTTCGCCGCTGGCGCTGAGGCTCGGCGCAGCCATCGCCGGCTTCGGCGCCTATATCCTGTTCGGCAAGCGCGTACTGGTGGGGATTGCGGTTGCGGAAGCCGTCTTCGTCGGCGGGTGGTTCGCGCTGGGCTGA
- a CDS encoding AzlC family ABC transporter permease, whose product MDEQHPQTAPGDPGSARRWFLRGVATAYSIPGLILVSAFVGFAGLAKETGLTMVETVFMVAVVWALPAKVVLIGAILSKASIFAAAFAVALSSIRLMPMVVALVPEMRTEKTRPWVLYLLSHFVAVTSWVLALERFRHVPPQMRTTFYAGLGGTLVANNMVVVAVVYMLAEQLPPVASAALFLLTPMYFLTSLWGSARERAAHVAMVLGLCLGPVFHILLPGFDLLAAGLIGGAAAYGWHRVGKRRAGA is encoded by the coding sequence ATGGACGAGCAGCATCCGCAGACCGCCCCGGGTGATCCAGGTTCCGCGCGGCGGTGGTTCCTGCGCGGCGTCGCGACCGCCTATTCCATCCCAGGACTGATCCTCGTCTCCGCCTTCGTCGGCTTTGCCGGTCTCGCCAAGGAGACCGGCCTCACCATGGTCGAGACCGTGTTCATGGTGGCCGTGGTCTGGGCGCTGCCGGCCAAGGTGGTGCTGATCGGCGCGATCCTGTCGAAGGCCTCGATCTTCGCCGCCGCCTTCGCGGTGGCGCTGTCGTCGATCCGGCTGATGCCGATGGTGGTGGCGCTGGTGCCGGAGATGCGCACCGAGAAGACGCGGCCGTGGGTGCTCTACCTGCTGTCGCATTTCGTGGCGGTGACGAGCTGGGTGCTGGCGCTGGAGCGCTTCCGCCACGTGCCGCCGCAGATGCGCACCACCTTCTATGCCGGGCTCGGCGGCACGCTGGTCGCCAACAACATGGTCGTCGTGGCCGTCGTCTACATGCTGGCCGAGCAGTTGCCGCCGGTGGCGTCGGCGGCGCTGTTCCTGCTGACGCCGATGTACTTTCTGACCTCGCTTTGGGGTTCGGCCCGGGAGCGCGCCGCCCACGTGGCGATGGTGCTGGGCCTGTGCCTGGGGCCGGTGTTCCACATCCTGCTGCCGGGCTTCGACCTCCTGGCGGCCGGGCTGATCGGCGGCGCTGCGGCCTATGGCTGGCACAGGGTCGGGAAGCGGAGGGCGGGCGCTTGA
- a CDS encoding RBBP9/YdeN family alpha/beta hydrolase, whose product MKIKDADILIIPGYTNSGPDHWQSRWEKKLSTARRVEQAEWSKPVREDWTAAVAKAANAAEKPLVLVAHSLGIPTAIHALPAIERTIAGAFLVAPPDVANPKIRPRHLMTFGPYPRDPLPFPSILVASRNDEFCDFAVAEDIAAAWGSVLLDAGEAGHLNAEAGYGPWPEGTMVFAQFLTRLPG is encoded by the coding sequence ATGAAGATCAAGGACGCCGACATACTGATCATCCCGGGCTACACCAATTCGGGGCCGGACCACTGGCAGAGCCGGTGGGAGAAGAAGCTGTCGACCGCGCGGCGGGTCGAACAGGCCGAGTGGTCCAAGCCGGTGCGCGAGGACTGGACGGCGGCGGTGGCGAAGGCTGCCAATGCGGCCGAGAAGCCGCTGGTGCTGGTTGCCCACTCGCTGGGCATCCCCACGGCCATCCATGCGCTGCCCGCCATCGAGCGGACGATCGCCGGCGCCTTCCTCGTCGCGCCGCCGGACGTCGCCAATCCGAAGATCAGGCCTCGGCATCTCATGACCTTCGGCCCCTACCCGCGCGATCCACTGCCCTTCCCTTCGATCCTCGTGGCCAGCCGCAACGACGAGTTCTGCGACTTCGCCGTGGCCGAGGACATCGCCGCGGCCTGGGGCTCGGTGCTTCTGGACGCCGGCGAGGCGGGCCACCTCAACGCCGAAGCCGGCTACGGCCCGTGGCCCGAAGGAACCATGGTGTTCGCGCAGTTCCTGACGCGTCTGCCGGGCTGA
- the clpA gene encoding ATP-dependent Clp protease ATP-binding subunit ClpA, translated as MPAFSQGLERALHQALTFANERHHEYATLEHLLLSLIDDTDAAAVMRACNVDLDELKKTVVNYIDTELDNLVTGYDEDSKPTAGFQRVIQRAVIHVQSSGREEVSGANVLVAIFAERESHAAYFLQEQQMTRYDAVNYISHGIAKRPGATETRAPRGAEEDQPGQPGAEPEEGVKKKQQDALTAYCVNLNAKAKSGKIDPLIGRANEINRTIQVLCRRSKNNPLYVGDPGVGKTAIAEGLAKRIVEGDVPGVLLNATIFALDMGTLLAGTRYRGDFEERLKQVVKELEDYPGAVLFIDEIHTVIGAGATSGGAMDASNLLKPALSSGAIRCIGSTTYKEFRQFFEKDRALVRRFQKIDVNEPSLDDAIEIMKGLKPYYEDFHKVKFTNDAIKAAVELSSRYINDRKLPDKAIDVIDETGASQMLLPENKRKKTIGVKEIEATIATMARIPPKTVSADDEKVLATLEQELRSVVYGQDTAITALASAIKLARAGLREPEKPIGSYLFSGPTGVGKTEVAKQLAASLGVELLRFDMSEYMERHTVSRLIGAPPGYVGFDQGGLLTDGVDQHPHCVLLLDEVEKAHPDLFNILLQVMDHGKLTDHNGKQIDFRNVILIMTTNAGAADAQRAAIGFGSSKREGDDVEAINRLFTPEFRNRLDAIIPFGSLPVPVVHQVVQKFVMQLEAQLSERGVTFDLSPEAIAWLADKGYDERMGARPLGRVIQEHIKKPLAEEVLFGKLKKGGTVRVTVETKETGATGLKLDTIADETPVKPRREDPEGETVRKPKVRRVRQAKVAAAAKPKGKTPPKDNEPPKRSLVPQLPRKS; from the coding sequence ATGCCGGCTTTCTCCCAAGGCCTGGAACGCGCCCTTCACCAGGCGCTGACCTTCGCGAACGAGCGACACCACGAATACGCGACGCTCGAACACCTGCTGCTCTCGCTGATCGACGACACCGATGCCGCCGCTGTCATGCGCGCCTGCAACGTCGATCTGGACGAACTGAAGAAGACGGTCGTCAATTACATCGACACGGAACTCGACAATCTGGTCACCGGCTACGACGAGGATTCCAAGCCGACCGCCGGCTTCCAGCGCGTCATCCAGCGCGCCGTGATCCACGTCCAGTCGTCCGGCCGCGAGGAAGTTTCCGGCGCCAACGTGCTCGTGGCGATCTTCGCCGAGCGCGAGAGCCACGCCGCCTATTTCCTGCAGGAACAGCAGATGACCCGCTACGACGCGGTCAACTACATCTCGCACGGCATCGCCAAGCGTCCCGGCGCCACCGAGACGCGCGCGCCGCGCGGAGCCGAGGAGGACCAGCCCGGTCAGCCCGGAGCCGAACCGGAGGAAGGCGTGAAGAAGAAGCAGCAGGACGCACTGACGGCCTACTGCGTCAACCTGAACGCCAAGGCCAAGTCCGGCAAGATCGATCCGCTGATCGGCCGCGCCAACGAGATCAACCGCACGATCCAGGTTCTGTGCCGCCGCTCCAAGAACAACCCGCTCTATGTGGGTGATCCGGGCGTCGGCAAGACGGCGATCGCCGAAGGGCTGGCCAAGCGCATCGTCGAGGGCGACGTGCCGGGCGTGCTGCTCAACGCCACGATCTTCGCGCTCGACATGGGCACGCTTCTGGCCGGCACCCGCTACCGCGGCGATTTCGAGGAGCGGCTGAAGCAGGTCGTCAAGGAACTCGAGGACTATCCGGGCGCCGTGCTGTTCATCGACGAGATCCACACGGTGATCGGCGCGGGTGCGACCTCGGGAGGCGCGATGGACGCGTCGAACCTGCTCAAGCCGGCGCTGTCGTCGGGGGCGATCCGCTGCATCGGCTCCACCACCTACAAGGAGTTCCGCCAGTTCTTCGAGAAGGACCGCGCGCTGGTGCGGCGCTTCCAGAAGATCGACGTCAACGAACCGTCGCTCGACGACGCGATCGAGATCATGAAGGGGCTGAAGCCCTATTACGAGGACTTCCACAAGGTTAAGTTCACCAACGACGCCATCAAGGCGGCGGTGGAACTGTCGTCGCGCTACATCAACGACCGCAAGCTGCCGGACAAGGCGATCGATGTGATCGACGAGACCGGGGCTTCGCAGATGCTTCTGCCGGAGAACAAGCGCAAGAAGACGATCGGCGTGAAGGAGATCGAGGCGACCATCGCCACGATGGCCCGCATTCCGCCGAAGACCGTGTCGGCCGACGACGAGAAGGTGCTGGCCACGCTGGAGCAGGAACTGCGCAGCGTCGTCTACGGCCAGGACACCGCGATCACGGCGCTCGCCTCGGCCATCAAGCTCGCCCGCGCGGGGCTGCGCGAACCGGAGAAGCCGATCGGCTCCTACCTGTTCTCGGGTCCGACGGGCGTCGGCAAGACCGAGGTCGCCAAGCAGCTGGCCGCCTCGCTCGGCGTCGAGCTGCTGCGCTTCGACATGTCGGAGTACATGGAACGCCACACGGTCTCGCGGCTGATCGGCGCGCCTCCCGGCTATGTCGGCTTCGACCAGGGCGGCCTGCTCACCGACGGCGTCGACCAGCATCCGCACTGCGTGCTCCTGCTCGACGAGGTGGAGAAGGCGCATCCGGACCTGTTCAACATCCTCTTGCAGGTGATGGACCACGGCAAGCTGACCGACCACAACGGCAAGCAGATCGACTTCCGCAACGTCATCCTGATCATGACCACCAATGCGGGCGCGGCCGACGCGCAGCGCGCGGCGATCGGCTTCGGCTCGTCGAAGCGCGAGGGCGACGACGTGGAGGCGATCAACCGCCTGTTCACGCCGGAGTTCCGCAACCGCCTGGACGCGATCATCCCCTTCGGATCGCTGCCGGTGCCGGTGGTGCACCAGGTCGTGCAGAAGTTCGTCATGCAGCTCGAGGCGCAGCTGTCGGAGCGGGGCGTCACCTTCGATCTGTCGCCCGAGGCGATCGCCTGGCTGGCCGACAAGGGCTATGACGAGCGCATGGGCGCGCGGCCGCTCGGCCGCGTCATCCAGGAGCACATCAAGAAGCCGCTCGCCGAGGAAGTGCTGTTCGGCAAGCTGAAGAAGGGCGGCACCGTGCGGGTGACGGTCGAGACCAAGGAGACCGGCGCCACCGGCCTGAAGCTCGACACCATCGCCGACGAGACGCCGGTGAAGCCGAGGCGGGAGGATCCGGAGGGCGAGACCGTCCGCAAGCCGAAGGTCAGGCGCGTCAGGCAGGCCAAGGTGGCGGCGGCTGCGAAGCCCAAGGGCAAGACGCCGCCGAAGGACAACGAGCCGCCGAAGCGCAGCCTGGTGCCACAGCTGCCGCGCAAGAGCTGA